The Haloimpatiens massiliensis genome includes a window with the following:
- a CDS encoding MgtC/SapB family protein, whose product MLIHEVVLRIFLAVIVGGLIGYEREFKNRPAGFRTHILVCVGAAVISMIQLYSVEETTRLILAHPQLQSALKADIGRLGAQVISGIGFLGAGTIIHEKGSVKGLTTAASLWVVACIGLAVGLGYYTLTLLSTAAVFMVLAALKRVEARFMEKGNLVKIELQYNDKKQLINIVEGYFETRNIKVQNIEFSLEDDEESPYKTSLYTILVPRYIKKSKIIQELSVYEGVEKVNLIE is encoded by the coding sequence ATGCTAATTCATGAGGTGGTTTTAAGGATTTTTCTTGCAGTTATAGTAGGCGGATTAATTGGATACGAAAGAGAATTTAAAAATAGACCAGCAGGATTTAGAACCCACATTTTAGTTTGTGTAGGTGCTGCGGTAATTTCTATGATTCAATTATATTCAGTGGAAGAAACTACTAGATTAATATTAGCACATCCACAGTTACAATCTGCTTTAAAGGCTGATATTGGGCGGCTCGGAGCACAAGTTATAAGTGGCATAGGTTTTCTAGGTGCAGGTACTATAATTCATGAAAAAGGTTCTGTAAAAGGGCTTACCACTGCTGCAAGTCTTTGGGTGGTAGCATGTATTGGTTTGGCTGTGGGACTGGGATACTATACTTTAACCTTATTATCAACAGCTGCTGTTTTTATGGTATTAGCTGCACTTAAAAGAGTTGAGGCCAGATTTATGGAAAAAGGAAATTTAGTTAAAATAGAACTTCAATATAATGATAAAAAACAGCTAATAAATATTGTTGAAGGATATTTTGAGACTAGAAATATTAAAGTGCAAAATATTGAATTTTCTTTAGAAGATGATGAGGAGAGCCCTTATAAAACTAGTCTTTATACAATATTGGTACCTAGATATATAAAAAAAAGTAAAATCATTCAAGAATTATCTGTTTATGAGGGTGTGGAAAAGGTTAATTTAATTGAGTAA
- a CDS encoding ABC transporter ATP-binding protein, translating into MEKRSKGVNIKKLSKIYIGANNNEFKAVDNISVDIKPGEFVTLLGPSGCGKTTTLRMIAGFEIPTMGEIYLGGDKINDLPPDKRDSAMVFQSYALFPHYNIYDNIAYGLKLKKISKDEVKTRVDNIIELVGLKGMENRYPNQLSGGQQQRVALARALVMEPGVLLFDEPLSNLDAKLRVYMRTEIRKIQQKVGITAIYVTHDQSEAMSLSDRIIIMNKGIIEQVGTPKEIYYTPKTEFVADFIGTANFISGTIDSVENSIAEVSIYGKKMSIPYKGDKKAGSTCKLVLRPEAVEIGREGFLEGKVMLSTFMGAYQDYVVKVGEAEVKIQHNNPQAKEIFNEGENVKISFSPYNAHII; encoded by the coding sequence AATTAAGCAAAATATATATTGGTGCTAATAATAATGAATTTAAAGCAGTGGATAATATATCAGTGGATATTAAACCGGGAGAATTTGTAACTTTACTTGGACCATCTGGATGTGGTAAAACTACTACATTAAGAATGATAGCAGGATTTGAAATTCCAACCATGGGGGAGATTTATCTAGGAGGAGATAAGATAAATGATCTTCCACCGGATAAAAGAGATAGTGCTATGGTTTTTCAAAGCTATGCTCTTTTCCCTCATTACAATATTTATGATAATATTGCTTATGGTTTAAAATTAAAGAAAATAAGTAAAGATGAAGTAAAGACAAGAGTGGATAATATTATAGAACTAGTTGGATTAAAGGGAATGGAAAATAGATATCCAAATCAATTATCTGGAGGACAACAGCAAAGAGTTGCGCTAGCTCGTGCACTGGTTATGGAACCGGGAGTATTACTATTTGATGAACCTCTTTCAAACCTTGATGCAAAGCTTAGAGTATATATGAGAACAGAAATTAGAAAAATACAACAAAAGGTAGGAATTACTGCGATTTATGTAACACATGACCAGTCAGAAGCTATGAGCTTATCTGATAGGATTATTATTATGAATAAGGGAATAATTGAGCAGGTTGGAACTCCTAAAGAGATTTATTACACACCAAAAACAGAATTTGTTGCAGATTTCATTGGTACAGCAAACTTTATAAGTGGTACAATAGATAGTGTAGAGAATAGTATAGCTGAAGTGTCAATTTACGGCAAAAAAATGAGTATACCTTATAAGGGAGATAAGAAAGCAGGTAGTACTTGTAAATTAGTTTTAAGACCAGAAGCTGTGGAAATAGGCAGAGAAGGATTTTTAGAAGGAAAGGTTATGTTATCAACATTTATGGGAGCTTATCAAGATTATGTGGTTAAAGTTGGAGAAGCGGAAGTCAAAATTCAACATAATAACCCTCAAGCGAAAGAAATTTTCAATGAGGGAGAGAATGTAAAAATAAGTTTCTCACCATATAATGCTCATATAATATAA
- a CDS encoding thioredoxin family protein, protein MSLKSLYESGIEYNDFLNSKDVDTKDKVLDIYNNIEIGKDLEDKIKAVDKEVDIIAFAEIWCPDCMLNVPALEKIHILNPKINFKVVSREGNEKYLDDYAIDGKPRIPTFIITDKTQKVLGAFIERPEIVRKVENSGNQVDVIVTKKKYRKGEFIPHTITDVLNIISNKDI, encoded by the coding sequence ATGAGTTTAAAAAGTTTATATGAAAGTGGCATAGAGTACAATGATTTTTTAAATAGTAAAGACGTGGACACAAAGGACAAAGTTTTAGACATATACAATAATATAGAAATAGGAAAAGACCTAGAAGATAAAATAAAAGCTGTAGATAAAGAAGTTGACATAATTGCTTTTGCAGAAATATGGTGCCCTGATTGTATGCTAAATGTACCTGCTCTAGAAAAAATCCATATATTAAATCCTAAGATTAATTTCAAAGTAGTTTCAAGAGAAGGAAATGAAAAATATTTAGATGACTATGCAATAGATGGAAAACCTCGAATACCTACTTTTATAATTACAGACAAAACTCAAAAGGTTTTAGGTGCTTTTATAGAAAGACCAGAAATAGTTAGAAAAGTAGAGAATAGCGGAAACCAAGTAGATGTAATAGTTACAAAAAAGAAATATAGAAAGGGAGAATTTATACCTCATACTATTACGGATGTTTTAAATATAATATCTAATAAGGATATCTAA
- a CDS encoding sensor histidine kinase, with protein MKKKFSFKNKLWFRNRCISNILNRNKCIYRFKKTFGVLWKNRSFKDKLFRGFLLVGILPLLSMTIFSYYNTSKSINSRLDISVKENLEVVSRLIDSSLGSFISISDYISENKEVKEILKKKDYNNYEEKFLDIQKIYRITSGVLATQKRDVPIYITGMSKYSHFSTTDYYPPIYEDLNSEFFKSIDKRENEKLLYIHRRIDEKERKDIVMAIGKEIKDVENGQKIGYVIVDLYDDYFNDIFKYLKVYKDNNIFVLDRNGKIITDKINKNKTGFYFYEEYLSDILKNTKGKFSCNIENKKYTAYFTTLSDTGLKIVEIIPQKQLYKDKRVIIITFMLLLILFAILAVMASLVLSKNIYKPINELANLMDRVEKGDRNVNFSINTNDEIAHMGNSFNNMLKEINRLIEEVYVKQYLLKEAEFKALKAQVNPHFLYNTLESINWMAKLDDLQGVSTMVTSLGKFLRYSISKKGDIVTVEEELQQVNNYLTIQKIRYRDKFQVFVKVEPEVYKQNILRLLIQPLVENAITHGLEQKRGTGNLIIKGYLENNIVYIDVIDDGIGVGNSNSSGEKIGLSNVDNRIKLHYGDEYGVKLFSEEGFTISRINIPGGL; from the coding sequence ATGAAAAAGAAATTTTCATTTAAAAACAAACTTTGGTTTAGAAATAGATGTATATCTAACATTTTAAATAGGAACAAATGTATATATAGATTTAAGAAAACTTTTGGTGTATTATGGAAAAATCGCAGTTTTAAGGATAAGCTATTTAGAGGCTTTTTATTAGTAGGAATATTACCACTTTTGAGTATGACGATTTTTTCTTATTATAATACTAGTAAGTCAATTAATAGTAGATTAGATATTTCAGTAAAAGAAAACTTAGAGGTAGTCAGTAGGCTTATAGATTCATCTTTAGGGAGTTTTATAAGTATCAGTGATTACATATCAGAAAATAAAGAAGTAAAGGAAATTTTAAAGAAAAAAGATTATAATAATTATGAAGAAAAATTTTTAGATATTCAAAAAATATACAGAATAACTAGCGGTGTATTAGCTACACAAAAAAGGGATGTGCCTATATATATAACAGGAATGAGTAAATATAGTCATTTTAGTACTACGGACTATTATCCACCTATATATGAAGATTTAAACAGTGAATTTTTTAAATCCATTGATAAAAGAGAAAATGAGAAGCTTTTGTATATACATAGAAGAATAGATGAAAAAGAGAGAAAAGACATTGTAATGGCTATAGGAAAAGAAATAAAAGATGTAGAAAATGGACAAAAAATAGGATATGTAATAGTTGATTTATATGATGATTACTTTAATGATATTTTTAAATATTTAAAGGTATATAAGGACAATAATATTTTTGTGTTGGACAGAAATGGTAAAATAATTACGGATAAAATAAATAAAAATAAAACAGGATTTTATTTTTATGAAGAATACTTGAGTGATATATTAAAGAATACTAAGGGAAAATTTTCATGCAACATAGAAAATAAAAAATATACAGCTTATTTTACAACTTTAAGTGATACAGGACTTAAGATAGTGGAAATAATTCCTCAAAAACAATTATATAAAGATAAAAGAGTTATTATAATTACATTTATGTTATTACTTATTTTATTTGCTATATTAGCTGTAATGGCTTCTTTAGTGTTGTCTAAAAATATTTATAAACCAATAAATGAGCTGGCAAATTTGATGGATAGAGTTGAAAAAGGAGATAGAAACGTAAATTTCTCTATTAATACAAATGATGAAATTGCACATATGGGTAATAGTTTTAATAATATGCTTAAAGAAATTAACAGATTAATAGAAGAGGTTTATGTAAAACAATATTTACTGAAAGAAGCAGAATTTAAAGCACTTAAAGCTCAAGTAAACCCTCACTTTTTATACAACACATTGGAGTCAATTAATTGGATGGCAAAGCTTGATGACTTACAAGGAGTAAGCACTATGGTTACAAGCTTAGGAAAATTTTTAAGATACAGTATTAGTAAAAAAGGTGATATAGTAACGGTAGAGGAAGAGTTGCAGCAGGTGAATAACTATTTAACCATACAAAAAATTAGGTATAGAGATAAATTTCAGGTATTCGTAAAGGTGGAACCGGAGGTTTATAAACAAAATATTCTTAGGCTTTTAATTCAACCGTTAGTAGAAAATGCAATAACTCACGGATTAGAACAAAAGAGAGGCACGGGAAATCTTATTATAAAAGGTTATTTAGAGAACAATATAGTTTATATTGATGTAATAGATGATGGCATTGGAGTGGGAAATAGTAACAGTTCAGGAGAGAAAATAGGTTTAAGTAATGTGGATAATAGAATAAAACTTCATTATGGAGATGAGTATGGGGTAAAATTATTTAGTGAAGAAGGATTCACTATATCTAGAATCAATATACCTGGTGGATTATAA
- a CDS encoding response regulator transcription factor, which yields MVKVIVVDDEYLAREGMKKTVDWNKYGCKIVGEAEDAFQAIELAKLEKPDLIITDINMPEMNGLEMAREIIKILPNSKFIIITGYDDLNYAIGAVKVNAIDFLLKPIDEGEFLNAIEKAANECIKTKESVSITQEKMLLDMMRGKLRSYENIYEEIRRHNISLEKLMIVSIQNDNYENILEMDNMKLIYEENQIIRDAINKSFLEEHYVIECHEDKLALVLCCNNISCEKEIENKLKNIQSIVKSKCNITISMGVSGIMNLESIQDIYSQGKRALKNRLYSGKGSITYFKDIGKEVCDEEKLEWNDLHQKERELILSIKACDKKRVRGGLKYIYYDIFKCNKISDDTIKQISINLILKALDILKDFNINMSDIVGENFNVYKKTTELNTIEELYTWAEHLIFEILYAIKEVKVQIVESGIKDALDYMTEHYNENICLNDVATKVYLSESYLSRKIKKVMGVSFVEYLTKLRVSKAMEYLTEPEAKIADVASKVGYTDYRYFSHVFKKHTGYSPSEFMKVSLG from the coding sequence TTGGTTAAAGTCATAGTGGTAGATGATGAGTATTTAGCTAGAGAAGGTATGAAAAAAACTGTTGATTGGAATAAATATGGATGTAAGATAGTAGGTGAAGCAGAGGATGCGTTTCAGGCAATAGAACTAGCAAAGCTGGAAAAACCAGATTTAATTATAACGGATATTAATATGCCGGAAATGAATGGACTGGAAATGGCTAGGGAGATTATAAAAATTTTACCTAATAGTAAGTTCATCATAATTACCGGATATGATGATTTAAACTATGCAATAGGAGCCGTTAAGGTAAATGCTATAGATTTTTTATTAAAACCTATAGATGAAGGAGAGTTTTTGAATGCTATAGAAAAAGCAGCTAATGAATGTATAAAAACCAAAGAAAGCGTATCTATAACTCAAGAAAAAATGTTATTAGATATGATGCGGGGAAAGCTGAGAAGTTATGAAAATATTTATGAAGAAATAAGAAGGCATAATATATCTTTAGAAAAACTTATGATTGTTTCTATTCAAAATGATAATTATGAAAATATATTAGAAATGGATAATATGAAGTTAATTTATGAGGAGAATCAGATAATTAGAGATGCAATAAATAAGTCTTTTCTAGAGGAACACTATGTTATTGAATGTCATGAGGATAAGTTAGCTTTGGTATTATGCTGTAATAATATTAGTTGTGAAAAAGAAATCGAGAATAAACTGAAAAATATTCAAAGCATTGTAAAATCTAAATGTAATATAACTATAAGTATGGGCGTTTCTGGTATAATGAATTTGGAAAGCATACAGGATATATATAGTCAAGGGAAAAGAGCTCTAAAAAATAGATTATATAGTGGTAAGGGCAGTATAACTTATTTTAAAGACATAGGTAAAGAAGTATGTGATGAAGAAAAATTAGAATGGAATGATTTACATCAAAAAGAAAGAGAACTTATATTAAGTATTAAGGCTTGTGATAAAAAGAGAGTTAGAGGTGGATTAAAATATATTTATTATGATATATTCAAGTGCAATAAAATAAGCGATGATACTATAAAACAAATTAGTATTAATTTAATTTTAAAGGCGCTAGATATTCTTAAGGATTTTAATATTAACATGTCAGATATAGTAGGAGAAAACTTTAATGTTTACAAGAAAACTACAGAACTTAACACCATTGAAGAATTATATACATGGGCTGAGCACTTAATATTTGAAATATTATATGCTATAAAAGAAGTTAAAGTGCAAATAGTTGAGTCTGGAATAAAGGATGCGCTGGATTATATGACAGAGCACTATAATGAGAATATTTGTTTAAATGACGTAGCTACAAAAGTCTACTTAAGCGAAAGCTATTTAAGTAGAAAGATTAAAAAGGTAATGGGAGTAAGCTTTGTAGAGTACTTAACAAAACTGAGGGTAAGTAAAGCTATGGAATACCTAACGGAGCCTGAGGCAAAGATAGCAGATGTGGCCTCTAAGGTTGGTTATACAGACTATAGATACTTCTCACATGTTTTTAAAAAGCACACAGGATATTCACCTAGTGAATTTATGAAAGTATCTTTAGGGTAA